In a genomic window of Anaeromicrobium sediminis:
- the adhE gene encoding bifunctional acetaldehyde-CoA/alcohol dehydrogenase → MKVTKPEELLKRFEEVRKAQREFSKFTQEQVDEIFRSAAIAANNSRIKLAKMAVEETGMGIVEDKVIKNHFASEYIYNKYKDEKTCGVIEKDSSFGITKVAEPIGVIAAVVPTTNPTSTAIFKALISLKTRNGIIFSPHPRAKKSTIEAVKIVLDAAVTAGAPKGIMGWIDEPSLELSQLVMKEADMILATGGPGMVKAAYSSGKPAIGVGAGNTPAVIDDTAHIKMAVNSILLSKSFDNGVICASEQSVLVLDKVYDEVKKEFADRGAYILNKAEIDKVRKVILINGSLNANIVGQSAYTIAKMAGVEVPKQTKILIGEVESVELEEPFSHEKLSPVLGMYRVKTFDEGVKKAARLVELGGFGHTSVLYVDQVKEKEKIEKFGAAMKTGRTIINMPASQGAIGDIYNFKLAPSLTLGCGSWGGNSVSENVGVKHLINIKSVAERRENMLWFRVPEKVYFKYGSLGVALKELKDMNKKKAFIVTDKVLYELGFVDKVTHILDEIGIDFKVFFDVEPDPTLATAKKGADEMKSFEPDTIIALGGGSPMDAAKIMWVMYEHPEVKFEDLAMRFMDIRKRVYKFPTLGEKAMMVAVPTTAGTGSEVTPFAVITDENSGVKYPLADYELTPDMAIVDAELMMNMPKGLTAASGIDALTHALEAYVSVLASEYTNGLALEAIRLIFKYLPDAYNEGTINIKAREKMAHASTVAGMAFANAFLGVCHSMAHKLGSTHHVPHGVANGLLINEVIRFNAVDNPRKQTAFPQYKYPNAKWRYARIADYLQLGGNNDDEKVELLIKAIDKLKVQVGIPKSINEAGVSKHKFYASLDSMSEQAFDDQCTGANPRYPLISEIKQMYMNAFE, encoded by the coding sequence ATGAAAGTGACAAAACCAGAAGAATTATTAAAAAGATTTGAGGAAGTAAGGAAAGCTCAAAGGGAATTTAGTAAATTCACTCAAGAGCAAGTAGACGAAATATTTAGATCCGCTGCCATTGCAGCTAATAACTCAAGAATTAAATTAGCTAAGATGGCAGTAGAAGAAACGGGAATGGGTATTGTTGAAGACAAGGTTATTAAAAACCACTTTGCTTCTGAATATATATATAATAAGTATAAAGACGAAAAGACTTGTGGAGTTATTGAAAAGGATAGTTCCTTTGGAATTACAAAGGTAGCAGAACCAATAGGAGTTATTGCAGCAGTAGTCCCTACTACTAACCCTACATCTACTGCTATATTTAAAGCATTAATTTCTTTAAAAACTAGAAATGGTATCATATTCTCTCCACACCCAAGGGCTAAAAAGTCCACAATAGAAGCTGTTAAAATAGTTCTAGATGCAGCTGTTACAGCTGGTGCTCCTAAGGGAATTATGGGTTGGATAGATGAACCATCATTAGAATTATCTCAATTAGTAATGAAAGAAGCTGACATGATCCTAGCAACAGGTGGCCCTGGAATGGTAAAGGCTGCTTACTCATCAGGTAAACCAGCAATCGGTGTTGGGGCGGGTAATACACCAGCTGTTATAGATGATACGGCTCATATCAAGATGGCTGTAAACTCCATATTGTTATCTAAGAGTTTTGACAACGGAGTTATTTGTGCATCTGAACAATCAGTCCTTGTACTAGATAAGGTCTATGATGAAGTTAAAAAGGAATTTGCTGATAGGGGAGCTTATATCTTAAATAAGGCTGAAATAGATAAGGTTAGAAAAGTAATATTAATAAATGGTTCATTAAATGCTAATATAGTTGGACAATCAGCTTATACAATAGCTAAAATGGCAGGAGTTGAAGTTCCAAAACAAACTAAGATATTAATCGGCGAAGTAGAGTCTGTAGAATTAGAAGAACCATTCTCCCATGAAAAATTATCTCCTGTTTTAGGAATGTATAGAGTTAAGACCTTTGATGAGGGAGTTAAAAAAGCTGCTAGGTTAGTAGAACTTGGTGGATTTGGTCACACTTCCGTATTATATGTGGATCAAGTTAAAGAAAAGGAAAAGATAGAAAAATTCGGTGCAGCCATGAAAACTGGTAGAACTATTATAAATATGCCAGCTTCTCAAGGAGCTATAGGAGATATATATAACTTTAAACTTGCTCCTTCTCTAACACTAGGTTGTGGATCATGGGGTGGAAACTCCGTATCTGAAAACGTAGGGGTTAAACACTTAATTAACATAAAAAGTGTAGCTGAGAGGAGAGAAAATATGCTTTGGTTTAGAGTTCCAGAAAAAGTATACTTCAAATATGGTTCATTGGGAGTTGCCTTAAAAGAATTAAAAGATATGAATAAGAAAAAGGCCTTTATAGTTACGGATAAGGTTCTATATGAATTAGGCTTCGTAGATAAAGTAACTCATATATTAGATGAGATTGGTATTGACTTTAAAGTATTCTTTGATGTGGAACCAGACCCTACATTAGCTACTGCTAAAAAGGGTGCTGATGAAATGAAGAGCTTTGAACCTGATACTATCATTGCCCTAGGTGGAGGTTCTCCTATGGATGCAGCTAAAATCATGTGGGTAATGTATGAACATCCAGAAGTTAAATTTGAAGATTTAGCCATGAGATTTATGGATATTAGAAAAAGAGTATATAAATTCCCTACACTAGGTGAAAAAGCCATGATGGTGGCAGTACCAACAACAGCTGGTACTGGTTCTGAAGTAACTCCATTTGCAGTTATTACAGATGAAAACTCAGGAGTTAAATACCCACTTGCCGATTATGAACTAACACCGGATATGGCCATAGTTGATGCAGAATTAATGATGAATATGCCAAAGGGATTAACTGCTGCTTCTGGTATAGATGCATTGACCCATGCCCTAGAAGCTTACGTATCAGTACTTGCTTCTGAATACACAAATGGATTAGCCCTAGAGGCCATTAGATTAATATTTAAATATCTACCAGATGCTTATAATGAAGGAACTATTAATATTAAGGCACGCGAAAAAATGGCCCATGCATCTACCGTGGCTGGTATGGCCTTTGCAAATGCATTCCTAGGTGTTTGTCACTCTATGGCCCATAAATTAGGTTCTACTCATCATGTTCCTCATGGTGTGGCTAATGGTCTTTTAATAAATGAAGTAATTAGATTTAACGCAGTAGATAATCCAAGAAAACAAACGGCATTCCCACAATACAAATACCCAAATGCTAAATGGAGATATGCAAGAATTGCTGATTATCTACAATTGGGTGGTAATAATGATGATGAAAAGGTTGAATTATTAATTAAAGCCATTGATAAACTAAAAGTTCAAGTAGGTATTCCAAAATCTATTAATGAAGCTGGTGTATCTAAGCATAAGTTCTATGCATCATTGGATTCAATGAGCGAGCAAGCCTTTGACGACCAATGTACAGGAGCAAACCCAAGATACCCTCTTATTAGCGAGATTAAGCAAATGTATATGAATGCCTTTGAATAG
- a CDS encoding RtcB family protein, with the protein MKLKGKYTNAKIFADRIDDKAFSQIENLLNHKAFENVKVRIMPDVHAGMGCVIGFTANLGDKVIPNLVGVDIGCGMEVTKLGRINIDFEKLDNMIRKEIPSGFSIHKKAPMRYDKDWSDRLRSISNKTKSDFNRHICSIGTLGGGNHFIEINEGKDKEKYLVIHSGSRNLGNVIAKYHQNKAINYCEEMKNKNSVYDVTKDLAFLENEDRLEYIEDMNFAQEFAELNRKVISKKICEFLNIDYDSAEKFTTIHNYVNMKDFIIRKGAICANKDEVVIIPMNMRDGSIIGIGQGNEDWNNSAPHGAGRILSRKAAKDKLCINEYKKSMEGIWSSSVSKSTLDESPMAYKPMDEVKKHMKDTLHILDHIKPLYNFKAK; encoded by the coding sequence ATGAAACTAAAAGGGAAGTATACGAATGCTAAAATATTTGCAGACAGGATAGATGATAAGGCTTTTAGTCAAATTGAGAATTTATTAAACCATAAGGCTTTTGAAAATGTAAAGGTTAGGATCATGCCAGATGTTCATGCTGGTATGGGATGTGTTATAGGATTTACGGCAAATTTAGGGGATAAGGTAATTCCTAATTTAGTAGGGGTAGATATTGGTTGCGGTATGGAGGTTACTAAATTAGGAAGAATAAATATAGATTTTGAAAAATTAGATAATATGATTAGAAAAGAAATTCCAAGTGGATTTAGTATCCATAAAAAAGCTCCCATGAGATACGACAAGGATTGGAGTGATAGGTTAAGAAGTATTTCTAATAAAACTAAATCGGATTTTAATAGACATATATGTTCCATAGGGACCCTAGGCGGTGGTAATCACTTTATTGAGATTAATGAAGGTAAGGATAAAGAAAAGTATTTAGTAATTCATTCAGGCAGTAGAAATTTAGGAAATGTCATAGCTAAATACCATCAAAATAAGGCCATAAATTATTGTGAAGAAATGAAAAATAAGAATAGTGTGTATGATGTGACTAAGGATTTGGCATTCTTAGAGAATGAAGATAGATTAGAATATATAGAAGATATGAACTTTGCTCAAGAATTTGCAGAATTAAATAGAAAGGTCATATCTAAAAAAATATGTGAGTTTTTAAATATAGATTATGATAGTGCTGAAAAATTCACTACCATACACAACTATGTTAATATGAAAGATTTTATTATTAGAAAGGGAGCCATATGTGCCAATAAAGATGAAGTGGTTATAATTCCTATGAATATGAGAGATGGGTCCATTATAGGAATAGGACAGGGCAATGAAGACTGGAACAATTCTGCTCCCCATGGAGCTGGAAGGATCTTATCTAGAAAGGCTGCTAAAGATAAATTATGTATTAATGAATATAAAAAATCTATGGAAGGGATATGGAGTAGTTCCGTATCAAAATCCACATTAGATGAAAGTCCTATGGCCTATAAACCTATGGATGAGGTTAAAAAGCATATGAAAGATACTCTACACATATTAGATCATATAAAACCTTTATATAATTTCAAAGCAAAATAG
- a CDS encoding histidinol-phosphatase HisJ family protein, giving the protein MKNIIDHHVHTDFSADSTTPPEEIIHKAKSLNLSGVMFTDHVDYDYPDENINFGIDYSLYMKKLEDLRKEHQNMKILMGVEIGYQPHIHHKLNELLNNYPFDFVIASLHTCDGNDFYRGDFFKGRTKEESYRKYFEGLLHLVKNYDNYDVLGHFDFIIRYVPYEEKKINYEDFKDIIDEILMEVIKKNKGIEVNTSGIRYNLEEVHPSREILKRYLELGGEIVTIGSDAHYSEDLCRDFDYAINLLKELGYKRITLFEKRKPNFIDI; this is encoded by the coding sequence ATGAAAAATATTATAGATCATCATGTACACACAGATTTTTCTGCAGATTCTACTACACCACCAGAAGAAATAATTCATAAGGCAAAATCTTTAAATTTAAGTGGGGTCATGTTTACAGATCATGTGGATTATGATTATCCAGATGAAAATATTAATTTTGGAATAGATTATAGTTTATATATGAAAAAATTAGAAGATTTGAGAAAAGAACATCAAAATATGAAAATACTAATGGGTGTGGAAATTGGGTATCAACCTCATATTCATCATAAGTTAAATGAACTTTTAAATAACTATCCCTTTGATTTTGTAATAGCATCATTACATACCTGTGATGGAAATGACTTTTACAGGGGAGATTTCTTTAAAGGAAGGACAAAGGAAGAAAGTTACAGGAAGTACTTTGAAGGACTATTACACTTAGTTAAAAATTATGATAACTATGATGTTTTAGGACATTTTGATTTCATAATCAGATATGTACCCTATGAAGAAAAGAAAATAAACTATGAGGATTTCAAAGATATAATAGATGAAATTCTAATGGAAGTAATAAAGAAAAATAAGGGAATTGAAGTAAATACATCTGGTATTAGATACAATTTAGAGGAAGTCCATCCAAGTAGGGAAATACTAAAAAGATATTTAGAACTTGGAGGGGAAATAGTTACAATAGGGTCAGATGCCCATTATTCTGAGGATTTGTGCAGAGACTTTGATTATGCCATAAACTTACTTAAGGAACTTGGTTATAAGAGAATAACTTTATTTGAAAAAAGAAAACCTAACTTCATAGATATTTAA
- a CDS encoding SMP-30/gluconolactonase/LRE family protein, with the protein MDITCFNDKLWDLIDDHVECEVITKGFKSIEGPAWDKANNRLLFNDATGEKLYEWTCQGGTKVIREQNHMANGNAIDEKGNIISCEHKTSRLVKIDKIGNEEVLASHYDKLGLNSPTDVVIKSDGAIYFTDPNLGRTKKNGSKGIQELFFQGIYKYDPKRKKLDLLIDNLKNPNGIVFSKDESKLFVSDTNDKSIWRYKVDKKGDLTYGEEWVTLDEKDIDSLHGLEINDRQDLICATTRGLLIFDRNGKKLGLIKLTGKPTNMAFGDGHMKSLYITLCDRLCKINMKIGKKHMYN; encoded by the coding sequence ATGGATATAACATGTTTTAATGATAAACTCTGGGATTTAATAGATGACCATGTGGAATGTGAGGTCATAACAAAAGGGTTTAAGTCTATAGAAGGACCTGCTTGGGACAAGGCAAATAATAGGTTATTATTTAATGACGCAACTGGAGAAAAGTTATATGAATGGACCTGCCAAGGTGGAACAAAGGTCATTAGAGAACAAAACCATATGGCCAATGGAAATGCCATAGATGAAAAGGGAAACATTATAAGTTGTGAACATAAAACTAGCAGACTAGTTAAAATAGATAAAATTGGAAATGAGGAAGTGTTAGCATCCCATTATGATAAATTGGGATTAAACAGTCCTACTGATGTGGTAATAAAAAGTGATGGAGCCATATATTTTACTGATCCTAACTTGGGAAGAACTAAAAAAAATGGAAGTAAAGGCATACAAGAATTGTTTTTTCAAGGCATATACAAATATGATCCTAAAAGGAAAAAACTAGATTTATTAATAGATAACTTAAAAAATCCAAATGGCATAGTGTTTTCTAAGGATGAATCTAAATTATTTGTAAGTGATACTAATGATAAATCCATATGGAGATATAAGGTAGATAAAAAGGGTGATTTAACTTACGGAGAAGAATGGGTTACCCTAGATGAAAAAGATATAGATTCTCTTCATGGATTAGAGATAAATGATAGACAAGATTTAATATGTGCCACCACAAGGGGCCTCTTAATATTTGATAGGAATGGAAAAAAACTAGGTCTTATTAAATTAACAGGAAAGCCTACTAATATGGCCTTTGGAGATGGCCACATGAAAAGCCTTTACATTACTCTATGTGATAGATTATGTAAAATAAATATGAAAATTGGAAAAAAGCACATGTATAATTAA